The nucleotide window CAACGCGCGCACCTGATTTTCGGCGACGTTAGGGGCCATCGCCGGCACCGCGTCGATCATCATCTGAACCTGGCCGCCAATCACGCCGCTGCGCGCTTCGCCGCTGTTGCGATAGGGCACATGGACAAGGTCGATGCCGGCCATGGCTTTGAACAGCTCGCCGGCCATGTGGTAGGGCGTGCCCTGGCCGGAGGAAGCGTAGTTCAGTTTGCCGGGCTGCGATTTGGCGAGCGCGATGAATTCCTGCAGCGTCTTCGCCTGCACGGAAGGGTGAACCACGATCACGAGGTCGGAATAGTTGACCGGCGCGATCGGGGCGAGATCGCGCATCAGTTCGTATTTGCGCTGCGGCACCAGCGATTCATTCGCCGTTTGAGTGTTCGACATCATCAGCAACGTATAGCCGTCGGGCGGCGACTTGACGGCTTCCTGCGTGCCGATCACGCCGCCGGCGCCGGTGCGGTTCTCGATCACGAAGGGCTGGCCAAAGCTTTCCTGCAGGATGCTGCCGATCTGCCGGGCGGTGACGTCGGCAGGCCCACCGGCGCCGAAGGGAACGATGACCTTCACCGGCCGCGAGGGATAGTCCTGCGCCAGACCGGGCGTAGCCAGAAGCGGCGGCGCCGCAACAATTGCTGTCAGCACGAGCGCCGTTCTCAAGCGCATCATATCGACCTCCCAACTTGGTCTTCTTTGCAACGGTCCGTTTACCGGCCTTGTGCCAAGTCTAGCTATCCGTGCACCGACCGCTAGTCCCCAGAATCAGATATTCGTCGGCGCTCGGCCCATACAATTTCAGGGTGACAAGGAACGCGACATGAGAATTGGCCCCGGTCTGGCCGTTGCTGCAATCATGTTTTCGGGCGGAAGCGTCGCCAGTGCCCAGACCCTTCCGGCCTATATGGCGCCGATTGCGGGCAAAGCCGCCGCTA belongs to Bradyrhizobium icense and includes:
- a CDS encoding Bug family tripartite tricarboxylate transporter substrate binding protein, which encodes MMRLRTALVLTAIVAAPPLLATPGLAQDYPSRPVKVIVPFGAGGPADVTARQIGSILQESFGQPFVIENRTGAGGVIGTQEAVKSPPDGYTLLMMSNTQTANESLVPQRKYELMRDLAPIAPVNYSDLVIVVHPSVQAKTLQEFIALAKSQPGKLNYASSGQGTPYHMAGELFKAMAGIDLVHVPYRNSGEARSGVIGGQVQMMIDAVPAMAPNVAENQVRALATTGKARSTVLPNAPTAIEAGIPGYEATIWLGLMAPGGTPKPIIDKLNAAVNDIVKRPDIVKLWMRQGVVPMSMTAAEFDKFLRGDIVKWAEVVKKFDKPPQ